A region from the Vicia villosa cultivar HV-30 ecotype Madison, WI linkage group LG3, Vvil1.0, whole genome shotgun sequence genome encodes:
- the LOC131655842 gene encoding uncharacterized protein LOC131655842 gives MEGIKTKYIEALRRSNDIEEIRQLMEQLKIIEEENKQVEKIEKIETKEENEEVILNYNSSEIGSELGSESDIDEIFMEKGETSNSKQKRKREESWNPHSSWEDYENETMNKKGYAKASGKWTKVAEEFKPYYEETKSKKLLNLDCVRNPEDKLQRWSNDMIMLIATDEKFSKINLMDVKNLIAYRTTGNVLKFLTSINDETWNKYIGMIENNNQQFAKLIMELIYKEFIGYNTLEHKTEVNKLLREKAEIHLINMQICNMCEIDSFICEYKKILL, from the coding sequence ATGGAGGGGATAAAAACTAAATACATAGAAGCATTAAGAAGATCTAATGATATTGAAGAAATTAGACAATTGATGGAACAACTAAAAataatagaagaagaaaataaacaagtagaaaaaatagaaaaaatagaaactaaggaagagaatgaagaagtaatattaaattataattcttcAGAAATAGGATCTGAATTAGGATCTGAATCAGATATAGACGAAATATTTATGGAAAAAGGAGAAACAAGTAAttctaaacaaaaaagaaaacgtGAAGAGAGTTGGAATCCTCATAGTTCTTGGGAAGACTATGAAAATGAAACTATGAATAAAAAAGGTTATGCAAAGGCCAGTGGAAAATGGACAAAAGTTGCGGAAGAATTTAAACCTTACTATGAAGAAActaaatctaaaaaattattaaacttaGACTGTGTAAGAAATCCAGAGGATAAACTACAAAGGTGGtctaatgatatgattatgcttaTAGCAACCGATGAAAAATTTTCTAAGATAAACCTAATGGATGTCAAGAATTTAATAGCTTATAGAACAACAGGAAATGTGCTGAAATTCTTAACAAGTATTAATGATGAAACATGGAATAAATATATAGGAATGATAGaaaataataatcaacaatttgcTAAACTAATAATGGAATTAATATATAAAGAATTCATAGGCTACAACACTCTTGAACATAAAACAGAAGTAAATAAACTTTTGCGAGAAAAGGCAGAAATTCATCTAATTAATATGCAGATATGTAATATGTGTGAAATAGATAGTTTCATTTGTGAgtataaaaaaatactattatga